From Coffea arabica cultivar ET-39 chromosome 9c, Coffea Arabica ET-39 HiFi, whole genome shotgun sequence, one genomic window encodes:
- the LOC113709086 gene encoding endoglucanase 24-like, producing the protein MEAKSPDSPTKSKGWSWMLLVIFFAALVLLACAFTLWYDVHRSRRSQHRPARPPSVVDEKYANALGVAMQFFEVQKSGKLVDNKIAWRGDSGLQDGREENLDLSKGMYDAGDDMKFGFPMAFTATMLSWAILEYGQHMQEMKQLKNAQDSLKWVTDYLLNAHPSDNVLIIQVGDPEVDHNCWERPEAITEARPLTQVNISYPGTEVAAETAAAMASASLVFKSINKTYSQMLLKHAQQLFSFADTYRGSYSISIPQVQKYYNSSGYGDELLWAAAWLYHATGDQSYLKYTTGANGNSFANSGNPTWFSWDNKLAGVQVLLSRVSFFGSADTSDAENLGLQKYRRTADALLCSLLPYSSLATPNRTEGGLIWVTEWNALQYSVASAFLAVLYSDYMFWSGTPTLYCNGDQYEPMDLRSFAISQANYVLGSNPMKMSYLVGYSSDYPKYVHHRGASIPADANTGCKDGFKWLRSPSPNPNIATGALVGGPFLNDTYIDSRNNSIQAEPTTYNSAFIVGLLSGLLTASPKLPSFT; encoded by the exons ATGGAAGCAAAATCACCAGATTCACCAACGAAGTCCAAAGGATGGAGCTGGATGCTGCTCGTGATTTTTTTTGCAGCCCTTGTCTTGCTCGCCTGTGCATTTACGCTATGGTATGATGTTCACAGATCGAGGCGTTCTCAACACCGTCCTGCTAGACCACCAAGCGTAGTTGATGAAAAATATGCTAATGCTCTCGGGGTTGCTATGCAATTCTTTGAGGTTCAAAAAT CTGGTAAATTGGTGGATAATAAGATAGCCTGGAGGGGAGATTCAGGTTTGCAAGATGGACGAGAAGAAAATCTTGATTTATCGAAAGGGATGTATGATGCTGGGGATGACATGAAATTTGGATTTCCAATGGCATTTACTGCAACAATGTTGTCGTGGGCCATTTTGGAATATGGACAACATATGCAAGAAATGAAACAGTTGAAAAATGCTCAAGATTCCCTGAAGTGGGTAACTGATTATCTCCTAAATGCGCATCCTTCTGACAATGTGCTAATCATCCAG GTTGGTGATCCTGAGGTGGATCACAACTGCTGGGAGAGGCCAGAAGCCATTACAGAAGCACGGCCACTCACACAAGTGAACATTTCATATCCAGGAACTGAGGTTGCAGCAGAAACCGCAGCGGCTATGGCATCTGCCTCGTTAGTGTTCAAGTCTATCAACAAGACCTACTCACAAATGTTGCTGAAGCATGCTCAGCAATTGTTCAGTTTCGCAGATACTTACCGAGGTTCTTACAGTATCAGCATCCCCCAGGTACAAAAGTATTACAATTCATCAGGATATGGTGATGAACTCCTGTGGGCGGCTGCTTGGCTTTATCATGCTACTGGAGACCAGTCATACCTTAAATATACTACTGGTGCAAATGGAAACTCTTTTGCTAATTCGGGAAATCCGACATGGTTTTCCTGGGATAACAAGTTGGCTGGAGTTCAG GTTCTTCTATCCAGAGTAAGCTTCTTTGGTTCAGCCGATACCTCTGATGCTGAAAATCTCGGCCTTCAGAAGTACAGGAGAACTGCTGATGCTCTTCTGTGTAGCCTTCTCCCCTATTCCTCATTGGCAACACCTAATAGAACAGAAG GTGGGCTGATATGGGTGACAGAATGGAACGCTTTACAATACTCTGTTGCCTCGGCATTTTTGGCGGTTCTTTATAGCGATTACATGTTCTGGTCCGGTACACCAACCCTGTATTGCAATGGAGACCAATACGAGCCAATGGACCTGCGAAGTTTTGCAATTTCACAG GCAAATTATGTTCTGGGAAGTAATCCAATGAAGATGAGCTACCTCGTTGGATATAGCAGTGACTACCCCAAGTATGTACATCACAGGGGAGCTTCAATTCCGGCAGATGCTAATACAGGTTGCAAGGATGGGTTCAAGTGGCTTCGCTCACCATCTCCAAATCCAAACATAGCAACTGGAGCTCTTGTTGGTGGACCATTTCTCAATGACACCTACATTGATTCCAGGAACAATTCTATCCAAGCAGAACCAACCACTTATAACAGTGCCTTCATTGTTGGTCTTCTATCTGGCCTTCTCACCGCCTCTCCAAAACTTCCGTCTTTCACGTAG